From a single Carassius carassius chromosome 8, fCarCar2.1, whole genome shotgun sequence genomic region:
- the LOC132145169 gene encoding uncharacterized protein LOC132145169 isoform X4 — MKDKVTKPTAMAQGRVAHMIEWQSWGQPSAGPEGGAGRSNLIRARERRLENDAYCDLSDGEKEARMAAGIMQQLAISEATLFAWNSMEGESLCADSNQGSVAHLSEVNQESITSRDQPLHHSSAEVWPHTYVSQGLYCLTSSDAWEPISNEPSGVASPAAGSYIMAGGASGEGYDGSTHYLQQQQLTLQQQNQLQQLQQYQQYQQQQQLLQYQQSLEYRLRSASHSLQATPNSTIHSLGPPTHPRLADLWAAAQVEPHQVEMMGQMGMTMAEMGMAEVFGEESVVVETECIQEEEEAKDDDITLTLEPEQTSVTPALTPPPQREDSTPPGRMSPGRAPAEPVAEHMTYEVTSCVIQSLEEKEEEVEDGAVVVVATN; from the exons ATGAAGGACAAAGTGACCAAGCCCACTGCCATGGCTCAGGGTCGTGTGGCCCACATGATTGAGTGGCAGAGCTGGGGTCAACCATCTGCAGGGCCAGAAGGGGGAGCGGGACGCTCCAATCTGATCCGTGCACGAGAGAGACGGCTTGAAAATGATGCCTATTGTGATCTGAGTGATGGAGAAAAAGAGGCACGAATGGCAGCGG GCATTATGCAGCAGCTTGCCATTTCCGAGGCCACACTCTTTGCCTGGAACTCAATGGAAGGAGAGAGTCTCTGTGCTGACTCCAACCAGGGCAGCGTGGCTCACCTCAGTGAGGTTAACCAGGAGAGCATCACCAGCAGAG ACCAGCCATTGCATCATTCCTCTGCAGAAGTGTGGCCTCACACCTACGTCTCTCAAGGCCTTTACTGTCTTACCTCCTCTGATGCATGGGAGCCAATCAGCAACGAGCCATCGGGTGTGGCTTCTCCCGCTGCTGGCTCTTATATCATGGCGGGCGGGGCTTCAGGAGAGGGTTATGATGGCTCCACCCACTatttacagcagcagcagctgacACTGCAGCAGCAGAATCAGCTACAGCAGCTCCAACAGTATCAGCAgtaccagcagcagcagcagctcctgCAGTATCAACAG TCTTTGGAATATCGACTGCGCAGCGCCTCCCACTCCTTACAAGCCACGCCCAACAGCACTATTCACAGTTTGGGCCCGCCCACTCACCCGAGACTGGCTGACCTGTGGGCGGCAGCTCAGGTGGAGCCTCATCAGGTGGAGATGATGGGACAAATGGGCATGACCATGGCCGAAATGGGAATGGCTGAAGTGTTCGGTGAGGAATCTGTTGTGGTGGAGACCGAATGCATCCAAGAGGAAGAGGAAGCCAAG gATGATGATATAACACTCACCCTCGAACCCGAGCAGACATCCGTAACTCCTGCCCTGACCCCTCCCCCTCAAAGAGAGGACTCTACCCCACCTGGGAGGATGAGCCCAGGGCGAGCACCAGCAGAGCCAGTGGCTGAGCACATGACCTATGAGGTCACATCCTGCGTCATCCAATCGCTGGAGGAGAAGGAAGAAGAGGTGGAGGATGGGGCTGTTGTCGTGGTGGCAACCAACTGA
- the LOC132145169 gene encoding uncharacterized protein LOC132145169 isoform X2, whose translation MGCIGSRTITADAVPVRKDGEQGRAEFSWEGINLSMEDTTSILPRLKRNTNSNSYGIGALAKSSLTGVSGVTRSMKDKVTKPTAMAQGRVAHMIEWQSWGQPSAGPEGGAGRSNLIRARERRLENDAYCDLSDGEKEARMAAGIMQQLAISEATLFAWNSMEGESLCADSNQGSVAHLSEVNQESITSRDQPLHHSSAEVWPHTYVSQGLYCLTSSDAWEPISNEPSGVASPAAGSYIMAGGASGEGYDGSTHYLQQQQLTLQQQNQLQQLQQYQQYQQQQQLLQYQQSLEYRLRSASHSLQATPNSTIHSLGPPTHPRLADLWAAAQVEPHQVEMMGQMGMTMAEMGMAEVFGEESVVVETECIQEEEEAKDDDITLTLEPEQTSVTPALTPPPQREDSTPPGRMSPGRAPAEPVAEHMTYEVTSCVIQSLEEKEEEVEDGAVVVVATN comes from the exons ATGGGCTGTATTGGCTCCCGCACCATCA CAGCAGATGCAGTTCCCGTTCGGAAAGATGGGGAGCAG GGACGTGCCGAGTTTTCCTGGGAAGGAATCAAT CTGTCCATGGAGGACACCACCTCCATTTTGCCCCGTCTGAAGCGGAACACCAACTCCAACTCCTATGGGATTGGGGCTCTGGCTAAGTCCTCTCTGACAGGTGTGTcag GTGTTACCAGATCAATGAAGGACAAAGTGACCAAGCCCACTGCCATGGCTCAGGGTCGTGTGGCCCACATGATTGAGTGGCAGAGCTGGGGTCAACCATCTGCAGGGCCAGAAGGGGGAGCGGGACGCTCCAATCTGATCCGTGCACGAGAGAGACGGCTTGAAAATGATGCCTATTGTGATCTGAGTGATGGAGAAAAAGAGGCACGAATGGCAGCGG GCATTATGCAGCAGCTTGCCATTTCCGAGGCCACACTCTTTGCCTGGAACTCAATGGAAGGAGAGAGTCTCTGTGCTGACTCCAACCAGGGCAGCGTGGCTCACCTCAGTGAGGTTAACCAGGAGAGCATCACCAGCAGAG ACCAGCCATTGCATCATTCCTCTGCAGAAGTGTGGCCTCACACCTACGTCTCTCAAGGCCTTTACTGTCTTACCTCCTCTGATGCATGGGAGCCAATCAGCAACGAGCCATCGGGTGTGGCTTCTCCCGCTGCTGGCTCTTATATCATGGCGGGCGGGGCTTCAGGAGAGGGTTATGATGGCTCCACCCACTatttacagcagcagcagctgacACTGCAGCAGCAGAATCAGCTACAGCAGCTCCAACAGTATCAGCAgtaccagcagcagcagcagctcctgCAGTATCAACAG TCTTTGGAATATCGACTGCGCAGCGCCTCCCACTCCTTACAAGCCACGCCCAACAGCACTATTCACAGTTTGGGCCCGCCCACTCACCCGAGACTGGCTGACCTGTGGGCGGCAGCTCAGGTGGAGCCTCATCAGGTGGAGATGATGGGACAAATGGGCATGACCATGGCCGAAATGGGAATGGCTGAAGTGTTCGGTGAGGAATCTGTTGTGGTGGAGACCGAATGCATCCAAGAGGAAGAGGAAGCCAAG gATGATGATATAACACTCACCCTCGAACCCGAGCAGACATCCGTAACTCCTGCCCTGACCCCTCCCCCTCAAAGAGAGGACTCTACCCCACCTGGGAGGATGAGCCCAGGGCGAGCACCAGCAGAGCCAGTGGCTGAGCACATGACCTATGAGGTCACATCCTGCGTCATCCAATCGCTGGAGGAGAAGGAAGAAGAGGTGGAGGATGGGGCTGTTGTCGTGGTGGCAACCAACTGA
- the LOC132145169 gene encoding uncharacterized protein LOC132145169 isoform X3: MGCIGSRTITADAVPVRKDGEQQGRAEFSWEGINLSMEDTTSILPRLKRNTNSNSYGIGALAKSSLTGVTRSMKDKVTKPTAMAQGRVAHMIEWQSWGQPSAGPEGGAGRSNLIRARERRLENDAYCDLSDGEKEARMAAGIMQQLAISEATLFAWNSMEGESLCADSNQGSVAHLSEVNQESITSRDQPLHHSSAEVWPHTYVSQGLYCLTSSDAWEPISNEPSGVASPAAGSYIMAGGASGEGYDGSTHYLQQQQLTLQQQNQLQQLQQYQQYQQQQQLLQYQQSLEYRLRSASHSLQATPNSTIHSLGPPTHPRLADLWAAAQVEPHQVEMMGQMGMTMAEMGMAEVFGEESVVVETECIQEEEEAKDDDITLTLEPEQTSVTPALTPPPQREDSTPPGRMSPGRAPAEPVAEHMTYEVTSCVIQSLEEKEEEVEDGAVVVVATN; this comes from the exons ATGGGCTGTATTGGCTCCCGCACCATCA CAGCAGATGCAGTTCCCGTTCGGAAAGATGGGGAGCAG CAGGGACGTGCCGAGTTTTCCTGGGAAGGAATCAAT CTGTCCATGGAGGACACCACCTCCATTTTGCCCCGTCTGAAGCGGAACACCAACTCCAACTCCTATGGGATTGGGGCTCTGGCTAAGTCCTCTCTGACAG GTGTTACCAGATCAATGAAGGACAAAGTGACCAAGCCCACTGCCATGGCTCAGGGTCGTGTGGCCCACATGATTGAGTGGCAGAGCTGGGGTCAACCATCTGCAGGGCCAGAAGGGGGAGCGGGACGCTCCAATCTGATCCGTGCACGAGAGAGACGGCTTGAAAATGATGCCTATTGTGATCTGAGTGATGGAGAAAAAGAGGCACGAATGGCAGCGG GCATTATGCAGCAGCTTGCCATTTCCGAGGCCACACTCTTTGCCTGGAACTCAATGGAAGGAGAGAGTCTCTGTGCTGACTCCAACCAGGGCAGCGTGGCTCACCTCAGTGAGGTTAACCAGGAGAGCATCACCAGCAGAG ACCAGCCATTGCATCATTCCTCTGCAGAAGTGTGGCCTCACACCTACGTCTCTCAAGGCCTTTACTGTCTTACCTCCTCTGATGCATGGGAGCCAATCAGCAACGAGCCATCGGGTGTGGCTTCTCCCGCTGCTGGCTCTTATATCATGGCGGGCGGGGCTTCAGGAGAGGGTTATGATGGCTCCACCCACTatttacagcagcagcagctgacACTGCAGCAGCAGAATCAGCTACAGCAGCTCCAACAGTATCAGCAgtaccagcagcagcagcagctcctgCAGTATCAACAG TCTTTGGAATATCGACTGCGCAGCGCCTCCCACTCCTTACAAGCCACGCCCAACAGCACTATTCACAGTTTGGGCCCGCCCACTCACCCGAGACTGGCTGACCTGTGGGCGGCAGCTCAGGTGGAGCCTCATCAGGTGGAGATGATGGGACAAATGGGCATGACCATGGCCGAAATGGGAATGGCTGAAGTGTTCGGTGAGGAATCTGTTGTGGTGGAGACCGAATGCATCCAAGAGGAAGAGGAAGCCAAG gATGATGATATAACACTCACCCTCGAACCCGAGCAGACATCCGTAACTCCTGCCCTGACCCCTCCCCCTCAAAGAGAGGACTCTACCCCACCTGGGAGGATGAGCCCAGGGCGAGCACCAGCAGAGCCAGTGGCTGAGCACATGACCTATGAGGTCACATCCTGCGTCATCCAATCGCTGGAGGAGAAGGAAGAAGAGGTGGAGGATGGGGCTGTTGTCGTGGTGGCAACCAACTGA
- the LOC132145169 gene encoding uncharacterized protein LOC132145169 isoform X1, whose translation MGCIGSRTITADAVPVRKDGEQQGRAEFSWEGINLSMEDTTSILPRLKRNTNSNSYGIGALAKSSLTGVSGVTRSMKDKVTKPTAMAQGRVAHMIEWQSWGQPSAGPEGGAGRSNLIRARERRLENDAYCDLSDGEKEARMAAGIMQQLAISEATLFAWNSMEGESLCADSNQGSVAHLSEVNQESITSRDQPLHHSSAEVWPHTYVSQGLYCLTSSDAWEPISNEPSGVASPAAGSYIMAGGASGEGYDGSTHYLQQQQLTLQQQNQLQQLQQYQQYQQQQQLLQYQQSLEYRLRSASHSLQATPNSTIHSLGPPTHPRLADLWAAAQVEPHQVEMMGQMGMTMAEMGMAEVFGEESVVVETECIQEEEEAKDDDITLTLEPEQTSVTPALTPPPQREDSTPPGRMSPGRAPAEPVAEHMTYEVTSCVIQSLEEKEEEVEDGAVVVVATN comes from the exons ATGGGCTGTATTGGCTCCCGCACCATCA CAGCAGATGCAGTTCCCGTTCGGAAAGATGGGGAGCAG CAGGGACGTGCCGAGTTTTCCTGGGAAGGAATCAAT CTGTCCATGGAGGACACCACCTCCATTTTGCCCCGTCTGAAGCGGAACACCAACTCCAACTCCTATGGGATTGGGGCTCTGGCTAAGTCCTCTCTGACAGGTGTGTcag GTGTTACCAGATCAATGAAGGACAAAGTGACCAAGCCCACTGCCATGGCTCAGGGTCGTGTGGCCCACATGATTGAGTGGCAGAGCTGGGGTCAACCATCTGCAGGGCCAGAAGGGGGAGCGGGACGCTCCAATCTGATCCGTGCACGAGAGAGACGGCTTGAAAATGATGCCTATTGTGATCTGAGTGATGGAGAAAAAGAGGCACGAATGGCAGCGG GCATTATGCAGCAGCTTGCCATTTCCGAGGCCACACTCTTTGCCTGGAACTCAATGGAAGGAGAGAGTCTCTGTGCTGACTCCAACCAGGGCAGCGTGGCTCACCTCAGTGAGGTTAACCAGGAGAGCATCACCAGCAGAG ACCAGCCATTGCATCATTCCTCTGCAGAAGTGTGGCCTCACACCTACGTCTCTCAAGGCCTTTACTGTCTTACCTCCTCTGATGCATGGGAGCCAATCAGCAACGAGCCATCGGGTGTGGCTTCTCCCGCTGCTGGCTCTTATATCATGGCGGGCGGGGCTTCAGGAGAGGGTTATGATGGCTCCACCCACTatttacagcagcagcagctgacACTGCAGCAGCAGAATCAGCTACAGCAGCTCCAACAGTATCAGCAgtaccagcagcagcagcagctcctgCAGTATCAACAG TCTTTGGAATATCGACTGCGCAGCGCCTCCCACTCCTTACAAGCCACGCCCAACAGCACTATTCACAGTTTGGGCCCGCCCACTCACCCGAGACTGGCTGACCTGTGGGCGGCAGCTCAGGTGGAGCCTCATCAGGTGGAGATGATGGGACAAATGGGCATGACCATGGCCGAAATGGGAATGGCTGAAGTGTTCGGTGAGGAATCTGTTGTGGTGGAGACCGAATGCATCCAAGAGGAAGAGGAAGCCAAG gATGATGATATAACACTCACCCTCGAACCCGAGCAGACATCCGTAACTCCTGCCCTGACCCCTCCCCCTCAAAGAGAGGACTCTACCCCACCTGGGAGGATGAGCCCAGGGCGAGCACCAGCAGAGCCAGTGGCTGAGCACATGACCTATGAGGTCACATCCTGCGTCATCCAATCGCTGGAGGAGAAGGAAGAAGAGGTGGAGGATGGGGCTGTTGTCGTGGTGGCAACCAACTGA
- the LOC132145167 gene encoding inhibitor of growth protein 4-like, whose protein sequence is MAAGMYLEHYLDSIENLPFELQRNFQLMRDLDQRTEDLKGQIDSLAREYTANARTLSSEQKLSLLRQIQQSYGKCKEFGDDKVQLAMQTYEMVDKHIRRLDTDLARFEADLKEKQIESTDYDSTSSKGNKSDHRGPKKKEVTRTRSKVKNSDDDCSSKSSQKKVKLTQGSEFSAPAVNFGNVHPSDVLDMPVDPNEPTYCLCHQVSYGEMIGCDNADCSIEWFHFACVGLTTKPRGKWYCPRCSQERKKK, encoded by the exons ATGGCGGCTGGAATGTATCTAGAGCACTATTTGGACA GCATAGAAAATCTGCCCTTTGAACTGCAGAGGAACTTCCAGCTGATGCGAGATCTGGACCAGAGGACAGAGG ATCTGAAAGGGCAGATTGATTCTCTGGCTCGTGAATACACAGCCAACGCTCGGACGTTGTCCTCCGAACAGAAGCTCTCACTGTTAAGACAGATCCAGCAGTCTTATGGGAAGTGTAAGGAGTTTGGAGATGACAAGGTCCAGCTTGCCATGCAAACCTATGAGATG GTGGACAAGCATATCCGAAGGTTGGATACAGACCTGGCTCGCTTTGAGGCTGACCTCAAAGAGAAACAGATAGAAAGCACCGATTATGACTCTACCTCCAGCAAGGGCAACAAGA GTGACCATCGAGGACCCAAGAAGAAGGAGGTGACTCGCACTAGGTCAAAGGTGAAGAACTCTGATGATGACTGCAGCTCAAAGAGTAGTCAGAAGAAGGTCAAACTCACGCAAGG CTCTGAGTTTTCAGCCCCAGCTGTGAACTTCGGGAATGTGCACCCCTCGGATGTGCTGGACATGCCAGTGGACCCCAACGAGCCCACCTATTGTCTCTGCCACCAGGTTTCATACGGGGAGATGATTGGCTGTGACAATGCAGAC TGTTCTATCGAGTGGTTCCACTTTGCCTGTGTGGGTCTGACCACCAAACCCAGAGGGAAATG GTACTGCCCAAGATGTTCACAGGAGCGGAAGAAGAAATGA